The following proteins are co-located in the Zonotrichia albicollis isolate bZonAlb1 chromosome 1, bZonAlb1.hap1, whole genome shotgun sequence genome:
- the SCX gene encoding basic helix-loop-helix transcription factor scleraxis, which produces MSFAMLRSAPGRFLYPEISALSEDEENSESSGSEEKPFHAEADAFGMRGGKRRPGKSRGRLAREPRQRHTANARERDRTNSVNTAFTALRTLIPTEPADRKLSKIETLRLASSYISHLGNVLLLGDAGGGGQPCHGAAAAAAAAAAAGPGAAAAAAAAAAAAAAAFCGGGSASPPGRESESGQPRQICTFCLSNQRKMSKDRDRKTGQLRS; this is translated from the exons ATGTCCTTCGCCATGCTGCGCTCGGCGCCGGGGCGCTTCCTGTACCCCGAGATCAGCGCGCTGTCCGAGGACGAGGAGAACAGCGAGAGCTCGGGCTCCGAGGAGAAGCCTTTCCACGCCGAGGCCGACGCGTTCGGCATGCGGGGCGGCAAGCGGCGGCCCGGCAAGAGCCGCGGGCGGCTGGCGCGGGAGCCGCGGCAGCGGCACACGGCGAACGCCCGCGAGCGGGACCGCACCAACTCGGTAAACACGGCGTTCACGGCGCTGCGCACGCTGATCCCCACCGAGCCGGCCGACAGGAAGCTCTCCAAGATCGAGACGCTGCGCCTCGCCTCCAGCTACATCTCGCACCTGGGCAACGTGCTGCTGCTCGGCGACGCGGGCGGCGGAGGGCAGCCGTGCcacggagcggcggcggcggcggcggcggcggcggcggcggggccgggagcggcggcggcggcagcggcggcagcggcggcggcggcggccgcgttCTGCGGCGGAGGGAGCGCGTCCCCGCCCGGGCGGGAGAGCGAGAGCGGGCAGCCGCGGCAGATCTGCACCTTCTGCCTCAGCAACCAGCGCAAAATG AGCAAAGACCGGGACAGGAAGACGGGACAGCTCCGGAGCTAG